The Streptomyces sp. ALI-76-A nucleotide sequence GGCGAGCAGGGGTACGCCTCGCTCGCGGACATCCCCTTCGACGTGGACGTCGTCGACGTGTTCGTCAACGGCGACCTCGCCGGGGCGGTCGCCGACGAGGCCGTGTCCAAGGGCGCCGGCGCGGTCTGGTTCCAGCTCGGTGTCGTGGACGAGGCCGCGTTCGCACGCACCCGGGAGGCGGGCCTGGAGATGGTGATGGACCGCTGCCCCGCCATCGAGATCCCCCGCCTGGGCTGAGCACTCCTCATGTGACCACGGGCGCCCGGGAGCGGGTACTCCCCACCCCGCGTGGTCCCGACATAATGCTCGGGTGACCTCCACCACCCCCAACTCCCGTGCCCCACAACGCTTTCCGGTCGTCGTCGTGGGTGCCGGGCCCGCCGGGCTCACCCTCGGCAACATCCTGCGGGCCGCTTCCGTCGACTGCCTCGTCCTCGAGACCGAGACGCGCGAGTTCATCGAACA carries:
- a CDS encoding CoA-binding protein, with translation MYGDDATVRKILTELGDTWAVVGLSSNRRRAAYGVAEVLQRYGKRVVPVHPKAETVHGEQGYASLADIPFDVDVVDVFVNGDLAGAVADEAVSKGAGAVWFQLGVVDEAAFARTREAGLEMVMDRCPAIEIPRLG